The window atattcagatggtaaatattattttggagtatgttggagataaaaaacaaaatgtgcccaaaagtgatattatgacgttatacgccgttttgagccatgtttgaactttctatcacttttgattccggtaattctgtcgaccatatatttgatattcagatgccaaatgtcacattggagcatgttggagataaaaaacaaaatgtgcccaaaacgtgatattatgacgttatatgccgttttgagccatgtttgaactttctataacttttggttccggtaattctgtcgaccatataggtgatattcagatgccaaatgttatattggaacatgttggagataaaaaacaaaatgtgcccaaaacgtgatattatgacgttatatgccgttttgagccatgtttgaactttctatcacttttggttccggtaattctggcgaccatatatgtgatattcagatggtaaatattattttggagtatgttggagataaaaaacaaaatgtgcccaaaagtgatattatgacgttatacgccgttttgagccatgtttgaactttctatcacttttgattccggtaattctgtcgaccatatatttgatattcagatgccaaatgtcacattggagcatgttggagataaaaaacaaaatgtgcccaaaacgtgatattatgacgttatatgccgttttgagccatgtttgaactttctataacttttagttccggtaattctgtcgaccatataggtgatattcagatgccaaatgttatattggagcatgttggtgataaaaaacaaaatgtgcccaaaacgtgatattatgacgttatacgccgttttgagccatgtttgaactttctatcacttttggttccggtaattccgtcgacgatacaggtgatattcagatgccaaatgtcacattggagcatgttggagataaaaaacaaaatgtgcccaaaacgtgatattatgacgttatacgccgttttgggccatgtttgaactttctatcacttttggatccggaaattctgtcgaccatatatgtgatattcagttggtaaatattattttggggtatgttggagataaaaaacaaaatgtgcccaaaacgtgatattatgacgttatacaccgttttgagccatgtttgaactttctatcacatttggttccggtaaatctggcgaccatatatgtgataagtagtatagaaacgccgattctagacCGGAAATTGCACCTCCGCACCTCCGTGACGTCATCAATccaatgtaaaaggatagggaagggtaccaacctaaggcggaggtgaaaaaaaaaataggttggtattggaaaagtaactagatctggtgaattttttaaaaagtaacgCGCCACCTAGTGGCTGGTAGTGGAACTAAACCATTACCAACCAGGTAGACGGttaccttttttaaaaaagtaacgcGCCACCTAGTGGTTGGTAGTGGAACTAAACCACTACCAACCAGGTAGActgttacttttttaaaaatcaccagGTCTGgttaccaacctattttttcccCCAAGCCTTTGGTTGACACCCctccctatccttttacatcgGGCGGATGACGTCACGGAGGTGCGGAGGTGCGACAACTTCCTgtctagaatcggcgtttctgAAAGATGGCGCGCCTCACAACTCTTGAATGCGCGTGCGCAGGAGCTTGGGAATATtccggaaaataataataacacaatttaatttttccccccaatcaacccaataaaagtattaataaacattttaattacataataaatagtaaaaaaataataaaaaccttaatgttatggtactttttttacaaattcaattatatgAGCGGGCTTCGGTTTACCAAcatcctttattattattattattattattattatgcacTATACATTGATCTTGTAACCTTCTTGATCGATAATACCCTTAGCGAGTCGGGTAAGTAAAAACGTTGAGAAGCAAGCCGCCCCCGCTTCTAACTCCATCACAACGGAAGGTGACGACCATGCGCAGCTCGACGAAGACGTTTTCCATGAACAATAAATAGggtaaatccaactcaacttcgaataaattttttctttggtttaaactcacaaagactgaaaaaaagaagaaaaaaaaacacagagacgactatgagacattgcgcgcggtttacgtttgacgggtaaatccaactcaacttcgaataaattttttctttggtttaaactcaCAAAGACCGAAAAACAGAAAAACACAGAGACGACTACGAGACATTCCGCGCGGTTTACGTTTGACACGTTCGATTTCTAAAGTAAAACTGATTATGAGTTACGCGATACAATGCTTTCCTCGCCGGGGGGGGGAAGTGTCAACTTACGACAATCGGCGCGGCGCATCACCAAGTAAAGTGTAATGCACCTCGCCGGCGGAAGTGTCAAATTACAATCGGCGCGGCGCGGCTGCAATAATGCTGAGCAATGGAATAATTGACCTAAATGAAAtgctatacatatatatataattaatattaagaaagtaaaaaaataatacaaattataaaattgttttaatgcattttcattaacaaaaatgatgtacgtgaaaaaaaaatacatttaaataaaagaaggaaaagGTTTCGGCGGCTCAGTGGTGATGTAAATTAACGAACTATATAATACagacttatttaatttaattttacgcGAATTGAACCGATAGCTGCAAGGTGAaatataaatactttaaagaCAATAAACCACTGAACCACCGAAaccttttcaatttaatattaaaagccTAGCAGTTGAACggaaatacaaacaaaaaagatgcGTGAGTAGTGTAAGAATGCCGGTTCTAGACCGGAAGTTGCTCCTGCTGCTCCTGCGGTGACGTCACGCCTCAATGTATTAGGTATAGGGGGGGATACCAACTAAAGTTTGggggaaaaaaaattaggttggtattaaaagtaactagagatctagggattttcataaaattaaacagaaaaatttaaatataatgacGCTAGCTATGATTGAGAATTGAATTGTAAATTAGCGTAACTTGagctgaaaaattaaatggtggtggtggtgggaatataggattaaaaataaaaaaaaatcattacatttcaaattaacaataaattacattagcataatatataaaaaaaccaatatataatataatctgTGATTAACTTGAAATGACTACATTTAAGAAATAGATGCCGATGGAATTTCATCATTTGAACcaatattcttcttcttcttctttataaattcaatCTTTTGCACAGTACATGTCTTGTTAAGTTCAAGTTCTCCAAGATATACCAAACACATTTCACGTAGTTCAACAATTTCAGCATCGGAAATCACTTCAGCAATACGTTTAGGTAGAAACACAATAAATCCAGCTTCCAGTTCAACAATTACCATAGGCCAAGCTCGGCTTGGAATACGTTTAGCTGCTACAATTGGATACGGTGTATGTAAATGTAAATCACTCACTTTTTTCTTAGGTAAAAATTCACACTGTCCTAAACGATTTAGATGTTCCATCTTTTCAATAAGCGGTGTATAAACTTCAAGTGAACAGCTTGGAGTGTAAGTTCGGAATGAATAAATTTCGCACCAGGCGGTATAATGTaaccgcaaaaaaaaataatgtggttAGACGCAATAACATCTCTCtagataaacaaatttcaaataacaactgttgataaaattaaaaaaaataaaattatcaaaaggaAAATTCGAGAAACAATAGAAATTACTcacagtataaaaaataaatcgatccTAAGTGTTCCCAACACATCGCAATGGTTGGTAAACCATGTTCTCCACAATCTCAATATGATTTTGATGGGCTACATCGAATTTATAACtcatctttttataatttgatgtTTATGTTCTGGTTTAGATTGAACTAATTCTATAATGTCTTTTTCAccacattttatattaattttctatcTGTCCTATTTCCCGATGTTGTCATCCGAAGAAATTTATCtgtttttttgtagtaatttGTTTTTCGTGGTATTTCGTTTGTTCGTCACTGTATTTTTTGCAGATGTATTTCTCAGTTGTGATAATTGCGGTTTTTGTggttttactttattatgcacgtgttatttttttattttattatctatttacttagaataacattttaatcagTTGTGTCCCACAGATTGATTTCATCGGTTCTATATCggttaaaaatggaaaattttaatcaaattggTGCTTCATTGAATAGTAAACTTGATTTACTTAACAATATATATGCAAGATCCAGTAAAACCTTGGTTAGAGTCTCTCGTTTGGAGTGTAATAGAGTATATCGTATAATAGGAATTGAGAGATATGTTAATTCGAGTAGTACATATCCCaaagttttaattgaattggaGGATTTTAAAGTCTATATACCTAAATGTTATGAAGATGAGATATTAAAGGATGATACGtttacaattttaacattttcaatcaaTTCTATCGGATTGATCTTTAAAGGTTCTACCTATCTAatggatattttaaattttgtaaatttaaatgaagtttaatttttttataatgtgaGTATTTCTATTGTTTCTCGAACATTCCTTTCAatgatctttattttttatctttttatcttttaccAACAGTTGCTATGGAAAGTTTGTTAACCACAAGCGGATATGCGCGTGAAAAAACaactatattttaaataaaaaacaatgtattaaatgaaaaaatttatttaaaccaataaaatgtatatttaatcattacaatacattttctttagaAATCCAACTGTTCTGAGACGAATCAAAACCTAACCATTTCACGTACAATCTATCCCCTTTCCTCCTTCTTATCACTTTTTCAACGAGATAAACGTCAGGTTGTTTAGATAAACTGAGctcaaattcataaaatgctCCTGAAATGGGTTGACCATTCATGTCCTCCAACAAATATGTTACAGGGTTTGTTATCTGAACTTtagcaattttaaacaattcagTAGTCCAATTTGGTAGGTATCCTTTATCGAAAACATGTTTATGTCTACTGATTCGTACCGTATCACCAACTTTAGACTTTCATTTACCAGTAATTTTTACGAAATTGTAGACTGTATTGAGAAGCTGATTTTCAAtagatttagaatttattaaattaggaGCTAGGAGCTAGCTTTGTAGTCCTATGCTTTAAAGCGTTATAAATTTTAGCTACGTCATTCAAAAGATGTAACCATTTATGATTCCCGTAAAGACTAAAGTATTTATAGAGCCTTCTGTTTTATCTGACCAACCGCTTTTATCGGCACCTATACTTTTTCGAACTGAAAAGCGGTTGGATGGGTAAAACAGATTGGTacagataaattttaacaggCCGGTTTTAACCGATCTGTTTTATCTGACCAACCGCTTTTATCGGTTGTAACACCGATAGTTTTTCAAACTGAAAAGCGGTTGGATGGGTAAAACAGATTGGTTTCTGATCAAATTATACCGTTGACGGATGGAATTCTTATAATTACTGGGGGACGTTAAGGATTGTCACAGGTTGTTATATAAACTGTTTTAGcagataaattttaacaggCCGGTTTTAACCGATCTGTTTTATCTGACCAACCGCTTTTATCGGTTGTAACACCGATACTTTTTCAAACTGAAAAGCGGTTGGATGAGTAAAACAGATCGGTTAAATGCAAATAATATATATGACGTGTTTAAACTggaataaatatgaaatcggTTCGATTTAAGGAGGAGATTGAGATTTATGAAGTAAAGTGTGATGATGTACATAAAAGAGCAAGAAGCGGGCGGGAATGGTTAGAGGCGGCAATTGATAGACAACGATTTCAAAGacgtattaaagaaattgaacgAATTCTTGACAAAATATTGcgtgaaaaattgttaaaaatgaatgaataaattaaacataataaaatacattgtattaattattttagttttaatatatAGTTGTATAAAACGTGCATATAAGTTAAATGTTATGTATGGTTGAATAAAATTCTAtccccaccaccaccaccactaCTACCACAACAACCAGTCTCATAACCCCACGGAACATACTTACTTATTTACTGAGAACGCTTATCGCAAAATACTTGGGAAACGTTGATGCacaaaagaaatgtttaaacaaaatatatgaTTTGAAGGAGATAAGTATACTACTAAAATAAGGGTCAGataacatattacaaaaattgttttatttaaaaaaatctacataCTACTACACAATATCTGATTTCTTAATCCAACTTCTTTCATCTATTCCAAACCACTTGACGTACATTCTGTTTCCTTTCCGTTTTAGAATCTTTTCAATCAACTGTATGTCAGGATAATGAGTCCGTTGTAATTCTTCAGTGTAGAAAGCTCCTTTAATGTTATCACCTTTCAAATCTTGTAATAAATACGTCACTGGATTACTATATTGaatcttaacaattttaaaaacttcattGCTCCAGTTAGGAGTATACCCTTTGGTGAACACACCACGATGTTTCGATATTCTTACAAAGTcattcaaatgaaattttatgggtaatgtttgattttgataatgtATTTTCCTATTATAAACAGTACGCAATAGCTTTTCCTCATCCGCCTCTATTGGTTTCATGCCTGTAGTGGAATGCTTGCGGGtattatatgttaataaaatttgcggtaataaatttaaccactTAAAAGATCCCTGCAcactaaattctttccacattaaACCTTTTAAAGTTCTATTTAAACGTTCAACGATAGATGCTTTTAATGAGCTAAACGTAgagtaatgattaatttttaatttactcatAAGTGagataaaatctttattataaaactctTTTCCTTGATCGGTTTGAAGGTTTTTTGGTACGTTTGCatcctttaaaatacttttcattGCTTTAGTAATATCTTTACCCGATTTAGTTTTTACCGGACCAGCCCATGCATATTTGCTAAAGACATCAATTACAACGAGTATATAACGATAACCACTATTTTGTCGTGCATAAGGTATCATCTCTACTAAATCAGCCTGGTATAAATCATTTATCCCTTTAGTAAGTACATGTCtccttttaaaatgtattcgaGCAGGTTTATGAAGTTCTTCagctaattttcttttaatatcagAGGACATGTTACTACGATTTCAACAAACAGTGTATTAATCGTCGCAGTAGGAGATGGAATAAATCTTAATCTATCACCtttcttcaatttgataccCTTCCCATTTGAGCTATCATAAATCCTATTGTTTACTATAAAAGTGGTGTCCGATGGCTCAATAGTGATAGAGTAAATTTCTCCTGATTCAataggaaaaatataatatttttttaaattactcaGCGCATAACTATGTCCAGCTTTCCCACCAGTCaaagaaatattcaaataagaaTAATGGTTATGTTCTACTGAGGAGGCGGAGGAGGAGGAAGAAATATGATGTCCGAACTTGTGGATAGTCATAACTAAAATGATGAATGTATTGTAGGTTTATACAATTATATGAGCTTCTCGTAACTCTTCTGTAAtactattaatttcattaccaTGTGACGTATTACCGGCAAGCTGAGAggctattaaaagttttaatctaTTTACTAATTCATTAGGATCAtcccaataaataaaatttgaccgTTGATTATTGTACTGCTGCTGCTGCATGAGACCTTCACCAGTTCTCATACGAACAGGAACGCTTTTTACTCTGCTACGTCGTACAACTCCTTCCGTCGCATTTAAAACAGGTGCAATTATTTGACGATACTTGTCCGACTTGTCACCCATAATTTGTTTGCTTTTATCTTGGTTTTTGTTTAATGCTGCTGTTGTTTTTAGTATTTCAACGTAATTCTTTTGATCGTCACTAGTATATTGTTCTGGTTCCCTCTTGAAAATTAGCTCATACAGACCTTTCGTACccttataagttttatttgcaaTGGTTATATCATTCGTTTTACTACTAAAGGATATTTCACTATCTCCAATGTAATATTTATcagttaaaatattaacacgaACTCCCTTGTTGCTAGAATCGAATTCATTGTTATCATCTCTTACATAACCCTCAATGTAGGATCTTGTTAGAGGAGCAAATTGTTCCAAGTATAAGAAAAATGATTCTTCAGGAATATTCATAGTTTCTGGTAATGGAGATTCATCTGCTGCTGTCgctgctgctgctgctgcaGGTGGTGATGTTTGCGTTGGTTGTGGTGGTGGTGATGGAGATGTTGCAAAAACATCGTCATCGTCATCGCttaatattgatattgttGGTGATTGAGGcgcttgttgttgttgttgttgttgttgatgaAGTTCTGGTAGACGTGATGCTTGTACTGCTTTTGATActcttcttttctttgtaggtattactgttttaaattcttcttctttaacttCCTCCGATTTAAGCTTTTCCTCCTCCTCTTCCTCCTCCtcttcctcctcctcctctcCCTTCTTAACTTTAATAGGATGTTTAAttgtggaaattattttttctaaaggGGTTGTTACTGCTTTATATTGCTGTTGAAGCAAATGTTCAGATTTATGTTTCCTTGCTTTTAATTTatccaatttctttttcacattttctctTGTTTTAATAAGCTTTCGTGTTAATTGTTTTGAATCCATGTTTTCTGTACAATGAATGAACACTTACTGACTAATGCATGTGCTTACTGTAGAGTTTTATTAGAACTGTTCAAGTCGGCTTTAACTGATCTGTTTTATCCGACCGGTTTTAACCGATCCGTTTTATTCGACCGGTTTTAACCGATCCGTTTTATCTGACCGGTTTTAACCGATCCGTTTTATCCGACCGGTTTTAACCGACCGGTTTTAACCAATCCGTTTTATCCGACcaacttttgttttactttCATCGCGTTAGTAACAAACCATGCGTTAGCTTTTTCACCAATCGAAGAATCTTTCGCTAATACTCTTTTCCATGCTTCTGCAGCTAATACTTTATCTGCTATATGTCGATTGTGTAAATCTGTGTATTGTGTATAGGCTAAATCATGACGTTTACATGCTCTATCAAGGTCATTAATGCCAGGATCTCCACGTGCTAAGCGTTTCATGAGATTTGTCCCAGGTCCACAGAACTGATAGCCGGGTAAATGCAGCTCTCCACCTGTTCGTATCACTAACATGACTGATATAGAAACATACACAATCACAGTTTTATATACTAATGAAACCCATTACGATATCTACCATTGTTCATATCGTCCTCCTTactgattacaaaaaatccGAATCTATCTCTCCAACACATTGAacacattttcttaaagaCGTTGAATTTCATATCGGGTATTACATGATCGTTATAAATATGTCTTAAATTTAGATCATCTTGtttgaaaagtattaaaaagtttgcatTATCACGTATTAAATGCTTTGGAATATGCGTGTAACTCtgacataaataaaaactgtCTATTGCCTTATGTCGTCCCATACAAAAATAATCACGAATAATTGATTGTTTATCGCATGCTACATCATCAAATATAAAAACCGAATCTTCATTCGCTTTGGAAGGATGCATTATGTCATCACTACTGCTATACTCATAATATCCTAAACCTTTTATAGGCTGTAGtaattttctcaaatattcatatttgcTTTGATGCAATGACTTTGAATACacatacacatttttaaagGATAGTCCATTAGGATCCTGTAATAAGCTAATTATCAGATTTGTTTTACCAGAGTTAGAAGGTCCGGATATTATGCAACGTAGattatttggaaataaataactatgctttttgttttgaggtgattgattattattattaaattgtattgtTACATCATCAACATTTAATGTGTAAGGTTGTTTTATCACTTTCATGTTTATTGTATAACTAACTCTTATATCAGtttgattttgaatatatAATGTTCTAATTTGTCTGTTGACCATTGAAGTGATTatcaatatcatcaatatttaatgtgtAAGATTGTTTTATCACTTTCATGTTTATGGTATAACTGACTCCTATATAAGTCTGAATCTGAACATATAATATTCATTTGTCTGTTGACCATTGAAGTGATTGAATGATCATGAAGAAAAGAGTCAGTGGAAAAGccatttcttttaatagagccgttaaaaatgctaaaataaaattaaaagagtcaaGCACTAATGATTTGAAATCTGCTGCAAAGTTAGCTTTACGTGCCGTAAAAGGTATTGTCAAAAAGAAACCTCGTTCTAGAATTATTACAATTCCGAAAAGCGGTGGTATCCTTCCGCTCATTCCAATTTTTGCTGGTTTAAGTGCATTAGGAGCTTTAGCAGGTGGCACTGCTTCCGTTATAAGTGCTGTCAATAAAGCGAAGCAAGCACAAACGGCCCTCAAGGAAAGTCAAAGACATAATCAAACGATGGAATCAATAGCTTTAGGTAAAGGTCTATATTTAAAACCATATAAAAAAGGAttaggtgtttttttaaagacaCGCCAAGAAAAACCATACAACAGCAGAAAGCGCTAACAAACGTTGACTTGATGcgttatgtaaaaatattggGAATACCAGAGTTTAGAGGGATATTCATGCGAGATAAATTGCCTATACGTATTAGTAATAATGAAAGAGGTATTATTAACTTGGATAGTGTGAAAGGGCCTGGCACTCATTGGACAGCCTATATTAAGAAGGGAAatataattacttattttgatagttttggtaatttaaaaccaaGTAAAGAAATTGTGAACTATTTCAAGAGTGCTGgaaataatgtaattattaaatataatcacCATCAATATCAAACCTATAACACAAGTAATTGtggttatttatgtttaaatttcttaCTATCGGACGCATAATAGCTTCAACAATCAAAGGATGTGGACGTTTGATTTAGTAGGAAAAACATCTGTTCTAACAGCAAATTACCACCCTGCAATAGAACTGAATCCTAATTATCAATATGAACTGGCACTTGTAAGCTTTGATGGTTACAACTCAATTCCAAATATTGATGAAACAAACAATTGCTTAAAAATAGATCATGTATTGATAACACTACCAACAGGATCTTATGAATTAATACACATTTCGAATGctattaataaacaacttaaagaaaagaatattaatGGTGTGACCTTTAGCCTACAAGCAAATGAGGATACGCTACAAGCAGTGATCACATGTAACAAaactattgattttaatataaacaactCCATCTCAACAATATTAGGATTTAATAAATCAGATGTACTGGATCCAATAAGATCCCCGCATAGAGCTCGCAATATTGTAGatatatttaaagtaaattctATACAAGTACTATGTAGCATAACACATGGAGCTTATCACAACGACATACCTGCGCACACTATCTACTCATTTTTCCCTACAGTACCTAAAGGTTATAAAATATCAGAAACTCCccacaatttaatatatatgcCTTTGAatacacaaataattaataatattacccTTAAAATAGTTGATCAAAACGGAGTGTTGGTTAATTTCAGAGGAGAAGTCATCAAGATAAGACTACATTTAAAGCTCTCTAGTAATAATGGTTCTTAAGGTGAAAGGTTATATAAACCCACGAAATCAAACCAATACTTTTAGTTCTCCTCACACTGTGAAACAGTTAACACCtcaaaacaaacaatttcttgAATCATTAGgtttacaattaataaaataatattcaatatgAGTATCTTAAACGTCTCGGATAAAGTAGAATTTGATAATTCACTCGTACGGATTCAGTATCATAATCATTTACCATACTCATCAAATTCGTTTAACAATAGCGATGAAATTCGTATTGCAATTCAACAACAGGACGTTTACACGTTACCAAGTCAATCTTTTATTTACGTACAAGGGAAACTATTGAAAGATGACGGAACCGTTGATAaagattcaaaattatcaGTAAATCCGATCGCTCATATGTTTAGTGAAGTACGATTTGAATGTGGAGGGAACGTAATTGACAGAGTAAGAAATCCAGGAATAGCTAgcacattaaaaaatctttgctCATTAACAAGATCGGAATACTATCATGCCTCTAACGCAGGTTTCGAATATCCAAATGttaaagtaaatgaaaatacaggacattttgatttttgtgttcccttgaaatattttcttggtTTCGCAgaagattataataaaattttgataaatctcCGTCAAGAATTAGTTTTAGTACGCAGTAATTCAGACAAGAATGTTATCGAAAGTCTTTTACCTAATGTGATAAttactattaataaaatagtatgGAAAGTCCCTCATGTTTCTGTAGCCGATGTTGaacgtttaaaacttttagagtACATTGAACAAGGAATTGAATTAGACATGGGATTTAGATCATTTGATTTACATGAATACCCATCATTACCAAAAAGTAGACAACACACATGGACAATTAAAACATCTACTCAATTAGAAAAACCCAGATACTTTATATTAGGGTTTCAAATCAATAGAAAAGATAATCCGTTACGTTCTGCATCACAATTTGACCACTGTAATTTAACAGATATGAAAGTGTTTTTAAATAGTGAGAAATATCCCTATGaagctttaaatttaaattttaagacaggTCAAATTGCAGTTTTATATGAAATGTATTGTAATTTCGCAAAAACCTATTACGATCGAGAACTTGCAGAACCAATGTTTAACAGAGATACATTTTTAGCACATACACCGATTATTGTAGTTGATTGTTCACggcaaaatgatattttaaatgttggaACCGTTGATATTCGCATTGAATTTGAAACGAGTGAAGAGATACCTAATGCTACTTCGCTCTACTGTTTAATCTTACATGATAGAGTTTTCAAATATGTTCCTTTAACTGGTATGATTAATCAAATATAGATCAGTTTGTAAACAACTCTATGTCAATAAcattatgttttaataaagtagATGAACTGgatttttatgtaaacaaaataaagttagTCGTATTTAAGTTGGctgaaattttattagaaatattccTAATTTCCTGCGCATGCG of the Onthophagus taurus isolate NC chromosome 10, IU_Otau_3.0, whole genome shotgun sequence genome contains:
- the LOC139431522 gene encoding uncharacterized protein gives rise to the protein MSILNVSDKVEFDNSLVRIQYHNHLPYSSNSFNNSDEIRIAIQQQDVYTLPSQSFIYVQGKLLKDDGTVDKDSKLSVNPIAHMFSEVRFECGGNVIDRVRNPGIASTLKNLCSLTRSEYYHASNAGFEYPNVKVNENTGHFDFCVPLKYFLGFAEDYNKILINLRQELVLVRSNSDKNVIESLLPNVIITINKIVWKVPHVSVADVERLKLLEYIEQGIELDMGFRSFDLHEYPSLPKSRQHTWTIKTSTQLEKPRYFILGFQINRKDNPLRSASQFDHCNLTDMKVFLNSEKYPYEALNLNFKTGQIAVLYEMYCNFAKTYYDRELAEPMFNRDTFLAHTPIIVVDCSRQNDILNVGTVDIRIEFETSEEIPNATSLYCLILHDRVFKYVPLTGMINQI